A genomic window from Flavobacteriales bacterium includes:
- a CDS encoding glycerophosphodiester phosphodiesterase — protein MKLVLKSVLFICAVLLLISFVKFGKKDNIHDTTSKNKMIFAHRGLPHLAENSWDSFEQSKVLGFKSIETDVQMSKDHKLLIFHDKNANRLLGIEKNINELKWSDIQKHNIIHNSKATTQKTLSLEELLKESSQFDHIYLDIKSTNKSIADSLIALLNKYQTYDNVLVADANILFLAYLKYHNPKIKTVLEGFNKGKEWTYYLIPQAVEPNYLASFYSEVDESHIDFLKKENLLERKIVYGIDKYNTQNAIEIGLQHLIVDYHSDVAPLLFKE, from the coding sequence GTGAAATTCGGCAAGAAAGACAATATACACGATACTACTTCAAAAAATAAAATGATTTTTGCTCACAGAGGGCTGCCACATTTAGCCGAAAACTCATGGGATAGCTTTGAACAATCCAAAGTTTTAGGGTTTAAATCTATTGAAACAGATGTTCAAATGAGCAAAGACCACAAACTGCTTATTTTTCACGACAAAAATGCCAATCGACTTTTAGGTATTGAAAAAAATATCAATGAGCTAAAATGGTCAGATATACAAAAACATAACATCATTCATAATTCGAAAGCTACTACACAAAAAACATTGTCATTGGAAGAGCTATTAAAAGAATCGTCACAATTTGATCATATTTATCTGGATATAAAATCAACCAACAAAAGCATAGCAGATAGCTTAATCGCTTTATTAAATAAATATCAAACCTATGATAATGTATTGGTTGCCGATGCTAACATCTTATTTCTGGCCTATTTAAAATACCACAACCCCAAGATCAAAACCGTATTAGAGGGGTTCAACAAGGGTAAGGAATGGACCTACTACCTTATACCACAAGCCGTTGAACCTAACTATTTAGCAAGTTTCTATTCTGAGGTTGACGAATCGCATATCGATTTCCTAAAAAAAGAGAACTTATTAGAAAGAAAAATCGTTTATGGTATTGATAAATACAACACTCAAAATGCAATAGAAATAGGACTACAACACCTTATTGTAGATTATCATTCTGACGTTGCTCCTCTTCTTTTTAAAGAGTAA